taccctatgcgatcgcaacagGCCTATGCGATCGCAGTGCAATACCAAacaacactatgcgatcgcaaccCCTTCATGCGATCGCATTGagcaaccaaacaacccctaaaatccttctatgcgatcgcatccctttgtgctatgcgatcacatagagcaaaattgctctgcactgacggctgcatttctgcagcattttccaacttcaaaaatttccgttagccatccgaaatcaccccgaggcccccgggacctcaaccaaaagttccaacccatcctaaaacatcattcaaacttgttccaatcatcaaaacaccacaaacaacaccaaaaccatcaaattacatagGATTTAAGCCTAAATTTTGTTAAAAACTTCcaaaatacgcatttgatcaaaaacccgaccaaaacacctccgaatgatctgaaattttgcacacacatccaaaatcacctagcaaagctactacaactctcggaattccattctgacccctgtatcaaaatctcgcctaccaaccggaatttgccaaaatactaacttcgccaattcaagcctaattctactccggagctccaaaatcaattccgatcacactcctaagccatatatcaacccccgaagctaaccgaatcaccgaaaatcacatccaagccctctaacttcatagtcaacatccgattgacttttccaaaacaagccttccttaaagagattaaatgtctcatttcctatcaaaaccaatccgatttaactctaacacatcgaataccgataacgaaacatgaaaaagcataaaaatgggggaaacggggcagtAATTCACACgacgacgggccgggtcgtcacatatctgttttttaataatttttgctAAGGGCAAAGAATCAAAATAGTTAGTAATAGATGCAGGGAACAATTCAATTACACAATTGTCtatgccccacggtgggcgccaaactgtttacacgtaaaatggtacagttgaatttatacgtggtttatagaTAAGTGAATTAGTTTGATCCTAAAATAATAGATGAATTAGACAAAAATGTAAGACTTAGCCTTGAAATTGAAATGAAGCGGTAGATATCTTGATCACGGGCGCAGGTCTACCAGGGGCAgtaagaacaatataaataagtaagaAAGTAAAATGTTATTGAGCTTTTGATAGAATATAGTGTATGCTTGTCAGAAAATTCGTGTCAATAGAAAGATGATAAAGCTCACAATTTATAGTtacacctagggaacaaggttcCAGGATCAAGCTCCCTTTTAATGATAATTATGAGTGCCATTAAAGAATGTGTAATGGTAGGTAGTGAATGACATATTCCCTGTAACGGATCATGCACTTAATGATgtagaatattcttcattgaatgccACCGGAAGGCGGCATTTATTTTGTCTTTATGAGTACTATTTTTTCGATGACAAACGAAATCATTACCTTCGGGTTTGTCTATTTTCTGTCTTCCGTTCCATGCGTCGCTTTCTCATTTTACCCCATACAATATTATGGTCGGATGACCGACTAATTCTGGGCATTTTTGGCCAAAGTAGGATCTAAAATAAATgtgttatttttagttttaattgtgGTTGTGTTGTATGCTAGATTCCAATTGAATAAATCCTTATTCTAGATGACACAAACAAGGTTCAAGAGATTCAACTTTATTCTCTACAAAGTGTTGGGTTTAATAAGAAAATTTAAATGGATATTTTTTCAATAATATGGGTAAGAGAAGACTAAAgcaagaaaaagaataaaatttaATGGAACAAGAGAGGTGAAATTTTTTCAAAGGAAATCCCTATTGAGTTTGAAAAGGAAAGGTGAAAAAATGAGTAAGAAAtgtgaaaaaataaagaaaaaggtgtaaaaaaacaaatgaggagaaaaatacaaaaagtaaATTTTATAAAAAGTGTAAGGCTAAttagttttttaaaaaaagtgtAAGGCTAATTAGTCATTACACACTATTAGGTGGGTCATTTTGATGGCCTTTTTAGACTTCACGCGCTCTTTGGCAAGTTATTACACATATTATGCCATGCAAGCAACGAGAGAGTTTTAGTATGAAGGGGGAAAtagttaaaagatgttttaaggtattaaatctttaaaaaacttttaacttgtaacCGAATTAGGAGAAACTTCAGATCGATGTTGCTGCTATTGCTTTTCCTTCTCCTTTTTTATTTCCTTACTAGTTTAGTTACTCGCGCTTCGTGCCGGTTCGCGCGAACATACAAGATATTTTAAATTTACGAAATATACTATTTTGTTAATAAAACATAACAATTTCAATAGAATGATTAAAAAAATTAGCTCTCTATCATCTTCTATCTGATAGACTTGGTAAAAAGTATCTATTGTTAAACCAAGTGAACATTCACTTGAAACAGAAACATCAACTTAGTTGAAACGGCAATTGAAATTTTAATATGATAAATACACATTGTCAAATATAGCGTAACAGAGATCTTAGTACTTTAGATGGTCCGTCAAATTGTACGATCTCTCAACATCTTTCTGATCTATGCTTGGCGCGGTCTTTAAAGACATTTCATCTTGCAAGCATCAATTATAAACGAAACTTCATTtttaacaaaaacaaacaaaactatagtaGTCAACTTAAAATTGCTTAAATATGATAATGGACAATCAAAGTACATTTAAAAGAATTTAGCATGCGCTAAGTGCCTTCTGTTTTCTTTTCTTGCAATGACTACTGTCTTTGTTCAAAAATTTGAAATaatcaaaatgccaaaaaatttgaAAGGAAAAGAACTCGAAAACCTTATTGCAGTCATGGACATAGACACACTTATATTAGATATTAACATATTCTTTTCTTTAAAGTATTTATATTTATAaggaacaaaataaaataaaaaatatatattgtgGCCCAAATATACCAACTCTCAAAATCATAAGACAAAATACAGTCTTGTTTAGCAATCAAAAGAAAACAAACGAAAAGTACGCAGAATGGAAAAAGTCTGTTACAACTTGGATGCCTTATAATTTCTCTTGCTTGTCCAGTATTTTTTACCCTCATCCATTCTACATAAATAACTGACATCATCTAAATTTGTTATAGCAGGGCTCAATGGTGATTTACTTATATACGTAGTGATTTAATTCTATACCTAATAAATAAACAAGTGTAAGAGAACAAAAAATGATCTAACGTTAAGACAGAGAACTGCTAACTGAATTAATCTAAAAACAATAAAGAATGTGTTAGGAAGACCTGATCAAATAAGCATGTCTTTTTGTTTCTATGTGGCTGCTGCTGAGTTCATTTTTTTATGTTATTGAGACTCCCACCGAAGCCTGAGCGATGACAAAGTATTAATGGCTCTCAAATGGTTTTGCAAGTTGTTAAGCCTTCCAAAAATAGACCAATACTTCAAAAAATCTGTCCTTTGATAGTGGTCTTTGTAATTTAAAACACTATCTATGCATTTATAAACTAACAGAACCATTTGAGAAGAAACTCGGTAATACCAAAAAAGCCATTTGCTTCTCGTAGAATATATAAATTGATACCCAAATAAGAAAGCAGATTTGAGGAGGAAGAGAATCAATGATAAAGAGTGTATTTGCATAAGAGAGGAAAGAGAGAGTTGAGGTACGTAGGGGGAAATTACAGGAAAAAGACAACCAAAAAGAAGGGAAAGGGGTATTAAGGGAGGGGCCAGTCTGCCAGAACAACAAAACGTATTGTAACCGTTGCGGAGGGAGGGCAAATAGTTGTGTCTATTTAATATTAGGTTAATGACAGTTAATGTTTGATTTACAAAATGAGGGCAAAGCGTTGTGTCTATTAAGAAATGAAATTAGAGGGGAAAGAGAAAAAATTGTGgaaaaagagaaatgcaattcTTGCTAAATGAGCCTGCCACGCCACCGGGTAAATGGctctcaaatatatatatatatatatagattcgtAGAAGAAGAACCTCCTTAATTACAAATCTTTGAGTGCGTTGGTGTCAAAAACGCCATCCAAAAGAACGTTGTTGCCCGTTATGTTTTCCAGATCGTTCCCAAGTATGTCTATTTTCTTACAAATTCATTGTTATATCACCCAACAGGCAACTTGTTTGGTCTTTGTATGAAGCAGACATGATTTATGGGGTTTAAAAGTTATGAGTTTAGGCTGGCTACTGTTTCGAGTATTATAACGATAactttagaatttatttttatgTCTGAAGTTTAGGCTTTGACAAGCTTAACTTCAGATTTGAACTACTGAAGTTACATGGAAGAGATAGAACTACttaaatttcaaatttttgaagttgtgaatttttgaagtttcattTGAAAGATAAAAAAACTTCATATATATTTGATTTTTAAACTTACATGGGAAGATTTATTGAACTACTTCAAATCCGAGTTATAATTTGTAAAATTTTGTGCAATAAGAGTATAACTTCAAAAGTGGATATACACAATCAAATTACTCTCGAAGTGATAGCGATAAGTCCTATCACAACTAACCTTGCTAAGGAGATACACGATGAGTAATCAGTATTTTATATTATCACAGTGCATTGGTCTCAATTGTACTACTATGCTCCACTTAGAACATTAAATTGACGAGTTTTGACCTTATAAGTAGGGTTTGGATATATTGATCTATATAACATGCAGAATAATTGGATTAAATTAAAAGTGTTAGTGCAGATTATTAGAACTCATCAATTTGGAAGAATAAGACGGAAGGGAATTGTTCATAAACTACGGAGTAATACAAACAGTACTAATTAAGCTAAATATATTGTCCAGCAAATTAAACTTATTAAGGAGTACGAATTTGGAGAATTGTAGTCATCAAATGATAGTGGCAGTAAAAAAAAAACACGATGATAACTAGGATAGGTGGTAATTAAGAATCATTAGTAAGCCTTGGAGCCAGCAATGAGTCCTTGGGCATCAGATGTTGATGGCAATGCTGGAATGGCTCCCTTTTGGGTTGTACTGATTGCACCACATGCATTTGCAAATCTCAAGGCTTTCTTCAATTTCTCTTCATCCTACGCAAGCACAGTTAGCGGTTCAATCAATAGTCATCCAAAAAAAGCAGAACAATTTAAAGAAATGAAGAAAGTAGTGTAACATTGCTTCAAAACATCCATATTGCAAAACATCTCACTGATACTGTTTACAAGTTTTGAATTAGGCTAATTAAAAAGAAGGAACTGGATGAGGGATTAATGTCGATCATTGTTAGTGTTCAGTAATTAAGGAAGGAGAGAAGTATTAGTGGAGGATTCAAATACCATTCATATTATCTTATTCAGTCCTGAATaattataacaacaacaataacaataacgaTTATGCCTCTTTCGAATAAGTTCAAGTTAGCTATATAATCTTCAAATATAGATTCTGCTCCATTATTCCAAACCAAGGATTTTCTACATCTCACCCTTATTCCTATAGTATCATATACTATCTAACTAATCCAGACACCGGATCTAATGCAAGTGTATCAATAACAACTAAACTTAATCGTAACTAGTTGGTTCACCTAGACACATATATAGCTTGTTTCCTTTCCAAGAATGAATGTAATTACAAAAACTGTATGCCAAACAAGTAGAAGTACATGTTAAATACTTATGAAAATATGAAAACTCTCTGCTCCTCAACATAGCGCAATACTTTAAAAACAGAACTTTGAGTAAATAAAGCCcataataaaaaattaaaaccaaatgtAAGAGATTCTTGTCAATATCAAAGTGATGATACCTGGAAAATAGAAGGATCTTTGGCGATGGAAACCAGAAGGGAACCTACAAAAGCATCTCCGGCTCCTGTGGTATCTATTGTCTTGACAGAGAACCCACTCACTTTTCCTTTGAAACTCTGTGCATGATTATATAGTGATTGTGTAAACAAAACTTcaagaacaagaaagaaaatgTTAAGAAATTACCTTGGTGAAGTATCTGCAGCCCTTCTCTCCATCAGTAACAACAAGAAGCTTCAAGCGGTCATGCCATAGGGACAACACTGTCTCCTCCTTTTCTGCGTCTTTTTGTGTCaggaaatttacctcatcatcacTAACCTTGATAAAATCAGCTTCATTCCAAATGCTTCTGATATTATCTCTTGCAGCTTCAGGGGAAGGCCAGAGAGGAAGGCGAACATTTGGGTCATACGAAAGGAGGACGCCTGCTTCTTTCGCAGCTTTCATGGCAGCCATGTGAGCTGACCTGCAAGGCTCCGTGATCAAACTTATGGATCCATAGTGAAAGATCTTAGCCTGCTTTATCAGACCCAAGTTCAGCTCTGACTCCTTGAGCAGCATGTCCGCGCTCGGGTTCCTGTAGAACATGAATTCCCTCTCCCCGTTGCTCTTCAGTGTCACAAACGCTAGTGCTGTCCTCGCCTGAGTATCGAAGCACACTCCTTCGCTGTTCACCCCATTACTCTTCAGTATATCCACCAACATACGCCCAAACTCGTCGTCTCCCACCTGCTCAGTTAATCATATTTGAGAAACTTATATATTGTCGAGATCGATATATGAAAAGAAGTACTACTAAAACAAGCTGTTAATTACATACTCCTGGTACATAATAGAATACAAGGGTCAAACATCGTAATTTTTGGTGTAAGTTAAGGATTAATACCTTTTCACTAGGAACTCTCACAAAGGGGATCCAATGCATTGAAAAATTAAACTCAGGCTATAAGCCTCTCAAAACTTAACTTTTCTTCAAAaactaatactccctccgttccagcaGTTTACGTGacgctatttcctttttggtctgttGAAAAAAGAATGACttctttctaaatttagaaacaatttagtttaaacttccaattctacccttaatgagaagcttttataaccacacaaatactctgggctccattttaacttgtttaggaccacaaatttcaaaagtggTCATTCTTTTTAAACTTTGTACCCAGTCAAacgggttcacataaattggaacagagggaATAGTAATAAAAAACTGTTGAGTCCCACATCGACAATGAAGGGGATGAGTGATCTACTTATATGGACTTGGGCAATCACCAAGTCTTGAGCTaacttttggggttgagttagacCCAAAATCCATTTAACAAAAACAAGGTAGATGGCTTGACCAAACAGGAGGAGATGGACAtagaatcttcaagttttatcaaATAAATTTATATATTCATAGATTATATAGAAAAGGTATTGTAAATCACAAAACTAAACACTAAAATAAAATCTTGGTTAAAGAAAAAGATTAGACTCTTCAAATAATAATACTGTCATGTAAAGTAATATCATTGTACTACTACGTACGTACCTTTCCAATGAAGGCGGAGGTGCCGTCAAGTTTGGTAATGGCGCAAGCAACATTAGCAGGTGCACCACCGGGGGCTTTGAGAAAGCCCGTAGACTCTGCTAAGGAGACTCCGGCAGAATCAGGAACGAAATCAATCAACATCTCCCCGAAACAAACAATCTCTGCTGACTTTGCCATCACTTTACGTGTAATTCTACAGAAATATGCaagcaaagaaagaaagaaaacggAAAATTAGAGGCGATCGAGAGAGGATATATCTACTTATGTAAACTATATGCTGGAGCAAGGGGAAATCTCTAGCTCCTGTTTAAATAGAAAGCAACATGACGGATTAATTAGACTTTGATTAGAGATCTGGATTCGTACGTAACTAACTCGCTACTTATCCTCTGAGCAAACCTTTTGCGATTATATATCCTTCTTTTTACTAGTTTTCCCGCGTCCCTAGTAACTAAAAACGAATAAATCGTTTACTTAATTAGTTCGTTAAAACATCACAACAGAATTGGAATATATGAATAGAATACTAATTGCTTATAAGAAAAACACTTGGATATGTTTTTATCTTcttttacttttgtttatttatcTAGTACGTACACGTTGTCTTATTCGATTTGGATTCTAAAATATTCAATGTAATTTATGACGATTGTTAAaacaactatatatatattgGCTCCAAAAGAAGTTTTTACGGACCCCTAATTGTAAATTAAAATCCATGAAGAAACGGGTTTAATTTATATACGTGTAAAGGTTTTTTATATTGTTAGGTCACTTGTCTTGTACTCCAGATTTACAAATTCCACTTTTTAGGGAGgttatatataaatattttttggtGACCTAATATGATGAAGGTATAAACAAAATTATATAAAgttttaaaatgaaaaaaaaaaattcatatattAACATATTTGTTACTTAAGTCTAGTTTTTTTCCGACCTAACTCAATTCTAAGTAACCTTTATGTGGTCCATGGGAAATTAATGTAAATCACGAAAGATTCTGGGTTTGGACATCTTGAGCATCAATTGCAAATGAGTCTGAAACCTTTAAAGTGATAAGTTCAGCTGCTGCCAACTACCAATTTTAGAAGCTCACCATTGTTGAAGCCACCAACCCATTTTAGaagccaccattgttgaagcctccattgttgaatgaaaaattcaaccaccaaccaccttctttaaggctataaatagagccttatgttttacacagaaaaatcaatccagagagattgaaatacaatccaggaagagattgtgagaacaaaaagagagtttggtgagatttttttgtagagagaaattcttggtgtaaattctctgtaattctattcttgtgaaatagagttgtttttcctcccaaataatcttcatattgatccgagaatcacaacaagtggtatcagagccctcGATTTTGTGTACATCGAGAAATATCGGAACATTGAAAATTTCAACCCGGATTTACGTTTTTCGAAAACGTGATCTTCGGTGTGTTTTGATCATTTCATTCGATTCCTTGCGTCGATACGAATTCAATGCAATTTTTCGGAGGCCAAACAAAGCTAAAACGAAGAAGTTATggcaattttttttcttctgcccaaggaagaagatgatgaatagtagCTGCCCAGTCAGCGCCACGTCATCACCCAGTCAACATCTAGTCAGCGCCCAGTCATCATAATTTTTAGAAATTTTTGAAATAACCCCTGAAGTTACTGAAATTATAAATCTGCCTCACAAGTTCAGTATATTTTCGATTTAACCCCAAAAGTTTGGtgtaaattttgaaaattttctggaggcCCTATTTTGACCCAAGAAGAGTCAATCCTACCATTTTTCACCATTCCGGACGTGTTTGGTGAGATTCTGCTCCAAAATTTTGACCAAGCCATTTTAAAGACATAATGGAAGAGTCATCATCATCTGGAGCTATGATAAAGCTTACTGCCACAAATTACACATTGTGGAGACCTCGGATGGAAGATCTCCTTCAGTTGTAAAGATTTGTTTGATCCCATAGAAGCAAAGGGTAGGAACCCCGATTCCACCAAAGAAGCAGAGTGGAAGAAATTAAACAGAAAAACTATCGGTCAAATTCGACAATGGATTGACGATAGCGTTTTTCATCATGTTGCACAAGAGACAGATGCGTATGCCCTCTGGGTGAAG
This sequence is a window from Nicotiana sylvestris chromosome 3, ASM39365v2, whole genome shotgun sequence. Protein-coding genes within it:
- the LOC104232256 gene encoding probable fructokinase-5, which produces MAKSAEIVCFGEMLIDFVPDSAGVSLAESTGFLKAPGGAPANVACAITKLDGTSAFIGKVGDDEFGRMLVDILKSNGVNSEGVCFDTQARTALAFVTLKSNGEREFMFYRNPSADMLLKESELNLGLIKQAKIFHYGSISLITEPCRSAHMAAMKAAKEAGVLLSYDPNVRLPLWPSPEAARDNIRSIWNEADFIKVSDDEVNFLTQKDAEKEETVLSLWHDRLKLLVVTDGEKGCRYFTKSFKGKVSGFSVKTIDTTGAGDAFVGSLLVSIAKDPSIFQDEEKLKKALRFANACGAISTTQKGAIPALPSTSDAQGLIAGSKAY